One Phoenix dactylifera cultivar Barhee BC4 chromosome 8, palm_55x_up_171113_PBpolish2nd_filt_p, whole genome shotgun sequence genomic window carries:
- the LOC103718807 gene encoding malate dehydrogenase, chloroplastic-like, with protein sequence MASAAVSILSIGSIASYSAQTTLGARPKHSYVSYHAPNFFRGFSGLKASLSVSFESEASFLGSGSNASLWESFKPNLDRPRLRSSNQLLPQASSYKVAILGAAGGIGQPLALLIKMSPLVSALHLYDIANVKGVTADLSHCNTPSGVLGFTGPSELGNSLKGVDVVVIPAGVPRKPGMTRDDLFNINANIVKTLVEAVADNAPDAFIHIISNPVNSTVPIAAEVLKQKGVYDPKKLFGVTTLDVVRANTFVAQKKNLKLIDVDVPVVGGHAGITILPLLSKTRPSVTFTDEEVEELTGRIQNAGTEVVEAKAGAGSATLSMAYAAARFAESSLRALDGDGDVYECSFIQSELTELPFFASRVKLGKKGVEAVISSELHGLTGYEARALEALKPELKASIEKGVAFAQKQMAATAAV encoded by the coding sequence ATGGCATCAGCAGCAGTCTCGATTCTGTCAATCGGCTCGATTGCTTCTTACAGTGCTCAGACCACCTTGGGAGCAAGACCAAAGCACTCCTATGTTAGTTACCATGCTCCAAATTTTTTCAGGGGTTTTAGCGGTCTGAAGGCATCACTATCTGTAAGCTTTGAATCGGAGGCATCCTTCTTGGGCAGTGGAAGCAATGCTTCCCTCTGGGAGTCATTCAAGCCAAATTTGGATAGACCAAGGCTGAGATCCTCAAATCAACTGCTGCCGCAGGCTTCATCTTATAAGGTGGCTATTCTTGGTGCTGCTGGGGGGATTGGTCAACCCCTAGCACTTCTGATCAAGATGTCTCCACTTGTTTCAGCACTGCATCTCTATGATATTGCAAATGTCAAAGGAGTGACTGCTGATCTGAGTCATTGTAATACCCCTTCCGGGGTTCTGGGTTTCACAGGACCATCAGAATTAGGCAATAGTTTGAAAGGCGTGGATGTGGTTGTCATCCCTGCTGGAGTTCCAAGGAAGCCAGGTATGACTCGTGATGACCTATTCAACATCAATGCGAACATTGTGAAGACACTGGTGGAGGCTGTGGCAGATAATGCTCCAGATGCTTTTATCCACATCATTAGCAATCCAGTGAATTCTACTGTCCCAATAGCTGCAGAGGTTCTCAAGCAAAAGGGTGTCTATGATCCAAAGAAGCTGTTTGGTGTTACAACACTGGATGTTGTGAGAGCTAACACATTTGTTGCACAAAAAAAGAACCTGAAGCTCATTGATGTGGATGTACCTGTTGTGGGAGGTCATGCTGGGATTACCATCTTACCATTGCTGTCCAAGACGAGACCCTCTGTGACCTTCACAGATGAAGAAGTAGAAGAGCTGACTGGGAGGATCCAGAATGCTGGGACAGAGGTGGTGGAGGCAAAAGCTGGTGCTGGATCTGCAACTCTATCTATGGCCTATGCTGCAGCCAGATTTGCTGAGTCATCTCTCCGAGCATTGGATGGAGATGGAGATGTTTATGAGTGCTCCTTCATTCAATCTGAGCTGACTGAGCTCCCATTCTTTGCATCGAGAGTTAAGCTTGGGAAGAAAGGTGTTGAAGCTGTGATCTCTTCTGAACTTCACGGTCTGACTGGGTATGAGGCTAGAGCACTGGAAGCCCTGAAACCAGAGTTGAAGGCTAGCATTGAGAAGGGTGTCGCATTTGCACAGAAGCAGATGGCAGCAACAGCGGCTGTTTGA
- the LOC103718806 gene encoding pentatricopeptide repeat-containing protein At2g02980, chloroplastic: MSRALTINPLSPAKSKPCDHNNPTPKPIETPLPSLVSLLSKCTTLRERQQLHALAIKSHLQDHPSLLTKLITSCCLHPKTSSMDYAHRLFDRIPHPDVVLFNTMSRGYSRSHTPIQSFSLFIRMLETGVAPDDYTFPSLLKACASARASKEGMQAHGITVKLGLAENIYVRPTLVNMYAECGSIRAARTLFDGMEEPCVVSYNSMITACVRSSRPSEALALFRELQAKGLKPTDVTMLSVLSSCALSGALELGKWIHEYIRRNGFDSYIKVNTALIDMYAKCGSLEDAVQVFRETSSKDTQAWSAMIVAYAVHGHGSKAISLFEEMQREGIKPDDITFLGVLYACSHSGRVDEGLGYFHSMRSGYGIVPGIKHYGCVVDLLARAGRLDEAYDFIDGLPNEPTPILWRTLLSACGGHGNVDLGKRVFERILELDDSHGGDYVILSNMCASDGRWEDVNRIRKLMGEQRIVKVPGCSSIEVDNMVHEFFSGDGKHPQSREVYRMVDEVVNQLKLVGYVPDTCQVFHVGMGEEDKEVSLRYHSEKLAIAFGLINSPPGTALRVVKNLRVCRDCHSMAKLVSMVFDRKIILRDLNRFHHFENGLCSCGDYW; this comes from the coding sequence ATGAGCAGAGCTCTAACGATCAATCCCCTCTCTCCCGCCAAATCCAAACCCTGCGACCACAATAACCCAACTCCCAAACCAATAGAGACTCCCCTCCCATCTCtcgtctccctcctctccaaGTGCACCACCTTGAGAGAACGCCAGCAGCTCCACGCCCTCGCCATCAAATCCCATCTCCAGGACCACCCCTCTCTCCTCACCAAGCTCATCACCTCCTGCTGCCTCCATCCCAAAACCTCCTCCATGGACTACGCCCACCGCCTGTTCGACCGAATTCCCCACCCCGACGTCGTCCTCTTCAACACCATGTCCCGCGGCTACTCCCGCTCCCACACCCCAATCCAatccttctccctcttcatCCGCATGCTCGAGACCGGCGTCGCCCCCGATGACTAcaccttcccttcccttctgaAGGCATGTGCAAGCGCCAGAGCCTCAAAAGAAGGGATGCAAGCCCATGGCATCACCGTGAAGCTCGGGCTCGCCGAGAACATCTACGTGCGCCCCACGCTTGTAAACATGTATGCCGAGTGCGGCAGCATTCGCGCTGCTCGCACCCTTTTCGATGGGATGGAGGAGCCATGTGTGGTTTCGTACAATTCGATGATCACAGCTTGTGTTCGGAGCAGCCGTCCTAGCGAGGCACTAGCTTTGTTTCGGGAATTGCAAGCAAAGGGCCTCAAGCCAACGGATGTCACGATGCTCAGTGTTCTTTCCTCATGCGCCCTGTCGGGGGCGCTTGAACTGGGGAAATGGATCCATGAGTACATCAGAAGGAATGGATTTGATTCATACATAAAGGTGAACACCGCATTGATCGACATGTATGCCAAGTGCGGGAGCTTGGAAGATGCTGTGCAAGTGTTTCGGGAGACGAGTTCGAAGGATACCCAAGCTTGGTCGGCCATGATCGTGGCCTACGCAGTTCATGGGCATGGGAGCAAAGCCATCTCTCTTTTTGAAGAAATGCAGAGGGAGGGGATTAAACCTGATGACATTACATTTCTTGGAGTATTGTATGCTTGCAGTCATTCAGGCAGGGTGGATGAAGGGCTGGGGTATTTCCATAGCATGAGGAGTGGTTATGGCATTGTTCCAGGAATCAAGCATTATGGGTGTGTGGTGGATTTGCTGGCTCGAGCAGGGCGACTCGACGAGGCTTATGACTTCATCGATGGTTTACCAAATGAGCCAACACCGATCTTATGGCGAACACTGTTATCAGCTTGTGGAGGCCATGGGAATGTTGATCTTGGCAAGCGTGTCTTCGAGAGGATTTTAGAGCTGGATGACTCTCATGGTGGGGATTATGTGATTCTTTCGAACATGTGTGCATCTGATGGGAGATGGGAAGATGTGAACCGGATAAGGAAATTGATGGGCGAGCAACGGATCGTGAAGGTGCCTGGTTGCAGCTCAATTGAGGTGGATAACATGGTCCATGAGTTCTTCTCTGGGGATGGCAAGCACCCACAGTCTAGAGAGGTATACAGAATGGTAGATGAGGTGGTGAATCAATTGAAGTTGGTTGGGTATGTGCCTGATACTTGTCAGGTGTTTCATGTGGGTATGGGGGAGGAAGACAAGGAGGTTAGCCTTAGATATCACAGCGAGAAGCTAGCGATCGCCTTCGGGCTTATAAACTCCCCTCCTGGGACAGCCCTCCGTGTTGTTAAGAACCTCCGTGTCTGCAGGGACTGCCATTCGATGGCGAAGCTAGTTTCAATGGTGTTTGATAGGAAAATAATTCTCAGAGATCTCAATCGCTTCCATCACTTTGAGAATGGATTATGCTCTTGTGGAGATTATTGGTAG